In Burkholderiales bacterium, the following proteins share a genomic window:
- the murA gene encoding UDP-N-acetylglucosamine 1-carboxyvinyltransferase has product MDKLLIQGGVPLSGEVRISGAKNAALPILCAALLTPDTLTLTNVPHLRDVTTMLTLLARMGMQVTVDEKMGVSVCASDIRQREAPYEMVKTMRASILVLGPLLARFGEARVSLPGGCAIGSRPVDLHIKGLQAMGADIRIEHGYIVARADRLRGARIFMDLVSVTGTENLMMAATLAEGETVIENAAREPEVVDLAQCLSSMGAHITGAGTDVIRIRGVERLHGASHRIMPDRIETGTYLCAAAATGGEIRLTHTSATYLDAVIDKLMDAGCEITTEKSPQHEAIRLKAPAKLEAVSVRTAPYPAFPTDMQAQFMAINTIARGTAVIRETIFENRFMHAVELKRLGANIRIDGNQAVVEGVERLTGAAVMATDLRASASLVIAGLVAEGETLIDRIYHLDRGYEAIEEKLSRLGARIRRVR; this is encoded by the coding sequence ATGGACAAACTTCTCATCCAGGGCGGCGTGCCCCTTTCCGGCGAGGTGCGCATCTCCGGTGCCAAGAATGCGGCCCTGCCCATCCTCTGCGCCGCCCTGCTCACCCCTGACACCCTCACCCTCACCAACGTTCCCCATCTGCGGGACGTGACCACCATGCTGACCCTTCTGGCGCGCATGGGCATGCAGGTGACGGTGGACGAAAAAATGGGGGTCAGTGTCTGCGCCAGCGACATCCGCCAACGGGAGGCACCCTACGAAATGGTGAAGACCATGCGCGCCTCCATCCTCGTGCTGGGGCCGCTTCTCGCCCGTTTCGGCGAAGCGCGGGTGTCCCTGCCCGGGGGGTGCGCCATCGGCTCACGTCCGGTGGACCTGCACATCAAGGGCTTGCAGGCGATGGGCGCCGACATCCGCATCGAACACGGCTATATCGTCGCCCGCGCCGACCGCCTGCGGGGCGCGCGCATTTTCATGGACCTGGTGTCGGTCACCGGTACGGAAAACCTGATGATGGCGGCCACGCTGGCCGAGGGGGAAACGGTGATCGAAAACGCGGCCCGCGAGCCCGAAGTGGTCGATCTCGCCCAGTGTCTTTCCAGCATGGGCGCTCACATCACCGGCGCGGGCACCGACGTCATCCGCATCCGCGGCGTCGAAAGGTTGCATGGCGCAAGCCACCGCATCATGCCCGACCGCATCGAAACCGGTACCTATCTCTGCGCCGCCGCCGCCACGGGGGGCGAAATCCGCCTCACCCACACCTCGGCCACCTATCTCGACGCCGTCATCGACAAGCTGATGGATGCCGGCTGCGAAATCACCACGGAGAAATCGCCCCAGCATGAAGCCATCCGGCTGAAAGCGCCGGCCAAGTTGGAAGCCGTCTCCGTGCGCACCGCGCCCTATCCCGCCTTTCCCACCGACATGCAGGCGCAGTTCATGGCCATCAACACCATTGCCCGCGGCACGGCGGTGATTCGCGAAACCATTTTCGAAAACCGCTTCATGCACGCCGTGGAGCTCAAACGGCTGGGGGCCAACATCCGTATCGATGGCAACCAGGCGGTGGTGGAGGGGGTGGAGCGTCTCACCGGTGCCGCCGTCATGGCCACCGACCTGCGCGCCTCGGCGAGCCTGGTGATTGCCGGCCTGGTGGCTGAAGGCGAAACCCTCATCGACCGCATCTACCACCTCGACCGGGGCTACGAGGCCATCGAGGAAAAACTCTCCCGCCTGGGCGCGCGCATCCGGCGCGTGCGCTGA
- a CDS encoding BolA family transcriptional regulator → MVTPEQIEQYIREGLPCDHVEVRGDGHHFEAVIVSPLFRGKNRVQQHQAVYAALGDRMREEIHALSMKTFTPEDWAQR, encoded by the coding sequence ATGGTGACACCGGAACAGATCGAGCAATACATCCGTGAGGGGCTGCCCTGTGATCACGTGGAGGTGCGCGGGGATGGCCATCATTTCGAGGCAGTGATCGTGAGCCCCCTCTTCCGGGGCAAGAACCGGGTGCAGCAGCACCAGGCCGTCTATGCCGCTCTGGGGGACAGGATGCGCGAGGAAATCCACGCCCTTTCCATGAAAACCTTCACCCCGGAAGACTGGGCGCAGCGCTAG
- a CDS encoding ABC transporter permease, with protein sequence MTSFLTLFYKELLRFWKVFLQTILAPIITALLYLLIFSHVLSRHEVYPGVPYTAFLIPGLAMMSVLQNAFANSSSSLIQSKITGNIVFVLLPPISYLEFFLAYVLASMVRGVVVGLGVLGVATWFTPVPLLHPGWALVFALLGSALMGALGVVAGIWAEKFDQMAGFQNFIIMPLTFLAGVFYSIHSLPPFWQALSHFNPFFYMVDGFRFGFFGVSDVPPLTSLFIVAAACLVLSLITLQLLRSGYKLRY encoded by the coding sequence ATGACCTCCTTCCTCACCCTTTTCTACAAGGAACTGCTGCGTTTCTGGAAGGTCTTTCTGCAGACCATCCTCGCCCCCATCATCACGGCCCTGCTCTATCTCCTCATCTTCTCCCACGTGCTCTCCCGACACGAGGTCTATCCCGGCGTGCCCTATACCGCTTTTCTCATTCCGGGGCTTGCCATGATGTCGGTGCTGCAGAATGCCTTTGCCAACAGTTCCTCGAGCCTCATCCAGTCCAAGATCACCGGCAACATCGTTTTCGTTTTGCTGCCGCCCATCTCCTATTTGGAATTCTTCCTCGCCTATGTGCTGGCCTCCATGGTGCGCGGCGTGGTGGTGGGCCTGGGTGTGCTGGGCGTGGCCACCTGGTTTACGCCGGTGCCCCTTCTGCATCCCGGCTGGGCGTTGGTGTTCGCCCTGCTGGGCAGCGCCCTGATGGGGGCACTGGGCGTAGTGGCGGGGATCTGGGCGGAGAAATTCGACCAGATGGCCGGCTTCCAGAACTTCATCATCATGCCTCTCACCTTCCTTGCCGGGGTCTTCTATTCCATCCACTCCCTGCCTCCCTTCTGGCAGGCGCTGTCCCATTTCAACCCCTTCTTTTACATGGTCGATGGTTTTCGTTTCGGCTTCTTCGGCGTATCCGACGTGCCGCCGCTGACCAGCTTGTTCATTGTCGCGGCCGCCTGTTTGGTCTTATCATTGATCACCCTGCAATTGCTGAGATCGGGTTACAAGCTTCGCTACTGA
- a CDS encoding ABC transporter ATP-binding protein: MAAPGRPSGHAPALCPSARKPEKPGRPLRCHRPAARSGVEAAVQPALEVCGVHKRFGALEALRGVDLKVEQGEFFALLGPNGAGKSTLINIIAGLARATAGTARVMGHDVVADYRAARRALGVVPQELVFDPFFTVRETLTIQSGYFGLRRNDAWIDQLLAGLGLADKADTNMRRLSGGMKRRVLVAQALVHKPPVIILDEPTAGVDVELRQSLWQFIQQLNQEGHTILLTTHYLEEAEALCNRIAMLKQGRIIALDTKENLLARFTEKYATFTLRAGRLPDTLAGSVVRQGDRYTVRLNDMAELEQLLCTLRTEGATIAELDLVKPDLEEVFLHLMQSEA, encoded by the coding sequence ATGGCAGCGCCAGGCCGCCCGTCGGGGCATGCGCCTGCGCTTTGCCCATCTGCCCGCAAGCCTGAAAAGCCTGGCCGCCCTCTACGGTGTCACCGACCTGCTGCCCGAAGCGGAGTAGAAGCCGCCGTGCAGCCCGCCCTCGAGGTCTGCGGCGTCCACAAGCGCTTCGGGGCACTCGAAGCCCTGCGCGGGGTGGACCTCAAGGTGGAGCAGGGCGAGTTCTTCGCGCTGCTGGGCCCCAATGGGGCAGGCAAATCCACGCTCATCAACATTATCGCGGGGCTTGCCCGCGCCACCGCCGGCACCGCCCGCGTCATGGGCCACGACGTGGTGGCGGACTACCGCGCAGCACGCCGTGCCCTCGGTGTGGTGCCCCAGGAACTGGTCTTCGACCCCTTCTTCACGGTACGGGAAACGCTCACCATCCAGTCCGGCTATTTCGGCCTGCGGCGGAATGACGCGTGGATCGACCAACTGCTTGCCGGCCTCGGCCTTGCCGACAAGGCCGACACCAACATGCGGCGTCTTTCGGGGGGCATGAAACGGCGCGTGCTGGTTGCCCAGGCCCTGGTGCACAAACCCCCGGTGATCATTCTCGATGAGCCGACCGCGGGCGTGGACGTGGAGTTGCGGCAAAGCCTGTGGCAATTCATCCAGCAGCTCAACCAGGAGGGGCATACCATCCTCCTCACCACCCATTACCTGGAGGAGGCGGAGGCACTGTGCAACCGCATCGCCATGCTCAAGCAGGGGCGCATCATCGCCCTCGATACCAAGGAAAATCTTCTCGCCCGCTTCACCGAAAAATACGCCACCTTCACCCTGCGCGCAGGTCGTCTGCCTGACACCCTGGCAGGCAGCGTGGTGAGGCAGGGCGACCGCTACACAGTGCGGCTCAACGACATGGCGGAGCTGGAGCAGCTCCTTTGCACCCTGCGCACCGAGGGCGCCACCATTGCGGAACTGGATCTGGTCAAGCCGGATCTGGAGGAAGTCTTTTTGCACCTCATGCAAAGCGAAGCATGA
- a CDS encoding STAS domain-containing protein codes for MGAVRREGSCLKLDGPVQMSNVPALLAEAAPLFGQDIHCIDLAGVTEVDSSAVSLLLEWQRQAARRGMRLRFAHLPASLKSLAALYGVTDLLPEAE; via the coding sequence ATGGGCGCCGTGCGTCGGGAAGGGTCGTGCCTGAAGCTGGACGGCCCGGTGCAGATGTCCAACGTGCCGGCGCTCCTGGCGGAGGCGGCGCCTCTTTTTGGCCAGGACATCCACTGCATTGACCTCGCCGGGGTGACGGAGGTGGATTCCTCCGCCGTGAGCCTGCTGCTGGAATGGCAGCGCCAGGCCGCCCGTCGGGGCATGCGCCTGCGCTTTGCCCATCTGCCCGCAAGCCTGAAAAGCCTGGCCGCCCTCTACGGTGTCACCGACCTGCTGCCCGAAGCGGAGTAG
- a CDS encoding ABC transporter substrate-binding protein, whose product MKKLLLFLFLIAPLTTYANAMPPDELVKSVASEVIAILKTDKDIQKGDAKKIYALVDAKVLPHFDFTRMTRLAVGRYWKDATPEQQQRLTREFRDLLVRTYAMSLANYKNQTIEYKPLRIGPNDTDVTVKTVVIEPGRQPIPIDYQMVRTPDGWKVYDITVEGVSLVVNYRSSFAQEIQQGGVERLIQTLAAKNAQVGQPTQKN is encoded by the coding sequence ATGAAAAAACTGCTGCTTTTCCTTTTCCTGATCGCTCCCCTGACCACTTACGCCAACGCGATGCCGCCGGACGAGCTTGTCAAGTCGGTGGCAAGCGAGGTCATCGCCATTCTCAAGACGGACAAGGACATCCAGAAGGGGGATGCGAAGAAAATCTACGCCCTGGTGGATGCCAAGGTGCTACCCCATTTCGATTTCACGCGCATGACGCGGCTTGCGGTCGGGCGCTACTGGAAGGACGCGACGCCCGAGCAGCAGCAGCGCCTCACCCGGGAATTCCGCGATCTGCTGGTGCGTACCTATGCCATGTCGCTTGCCAACTACAAAAACCAGACCATCGAGTACAAACCCCTGCGCATCGGGCCCAATGACACCGATGTCACGGTGAAGACGGTGGTCATCGAGCCGGGCCGGCAGCCGATCCCCATCGACTATCAGATGGTGAGGACACCCGATGGCTGGAAGGTGTACGACATCACGGTGGAGGGGGTGAGCCTGGTGGTGAATTACCGTTCCAGCTTTGCCCAGGAAATCCAGCAGGGTGGCGTGGAGAGGCTGATACAGACCCTGGCGGCGAAGAACGCCCAGGTGGGTCAGCCCACCCAGAAGAACTGA
- the mlaD gene encoding outer membrane lipid asymmetry maintenance protein MlaD, with translation MERTTLDLWVGAFVVAGIAALLVLAFKVGNLGTFNHNETYTLWAEFENIGGLKVRAPVKSAGVVVGRVSDIQFDNQTFRAKVTFHVDKRYQFPKDTFAKILTSGLLGEQYIGLDPGGDPDNLADGDKIARTQSAVVLENLIGQFLYSKAAEGNGEKK, from the coding sequence ATGGAACGCACGACGCTGGATTTGTGGGTGGGCGCCTTCGTGGTGGCTGGTATCGCCGCCCTGCTGGTGCTCGCCTTCAAGGTGGGCAATCTGGGCACCTTCAACCACAATGAAACCTACACCCTGTGGGCGGAGTTCGAAAACATCGGTGGCCTCAAGGTGCGCGCGCCGGTGAAGAGCGCGGGCGTGGTGGTGGGGCGGGTGAGCGACATCCAGTTCGACAATCAGACTTTCCGCGCCAAGGTGACGTTCCACGTGGACAAGCGTTACCAGTTTCCCAAGGACACCTTCGCCAAAATCCTCACCTCGGGGCTTCTGGGGGAGCAGTACATCGGCCTCGACCCCGGCGGGGATCCGGACAACTTGGCGGATGGTGACAAGATCGCCCGCACCCAGTCCGCAGTGGTGCTGGAAAACCTGATCGGCCAGTTCCTCTACTCCAAGGCGGCCGAGGGAAACGGCGAGAAAAAATGA
- the mlaE gene encoding lipid asymmetry maintenance ABC transporter permease subunit MlaE: MPERLVSTVRGIGHRVVDAVWRLGYAARFFVATLFHSGASFRRFHLTIKEIYFSGVLSLIIILVSGLFVGMVLGLQGYETLQKYGSESALGTLVALSLVRELGPVLAALLFASRAGSAITAEIGLMKATEQLSAMEMMAVDPIARVVAPRFWGGVISMPLLAALFSAIGVFGGYLVGVVLIGVDEGQFWSQMQAAVDFRQDIVNGVIKSVVFGVAVTAIALFEGYDAPPTAEGVSHATTRTVVTSSLAVLGLDFVLTAFMFRGV, translated from the coding sequence ATGCCTGAGCGCCTGGTCAGCACCGTGCGGGGGATTGGCCACCGGGTGGTGGATGCCGTCTGGCGTCTGGGCTATGCGGCGCGTTTCTTCGTCGCCACGCTTTTCCACTCGGGGGCAAGCTTCCGCCGTTTCCATCTCACGATCAAGGAAATCTACTTCAGTGGCGTGCTGTCCCTGATCATCATTCTGGTGTCGGGGCTGTTCGTGGGCATGGTGCTGGGCCTGCAGGGTTATGAAACCCTGCAGAAATACGGCTCCGAGTCGGCGCTGGGCACGCTGGTGGCCCTGTCGCTGGTGCGGGAGCTGGGGCCGGTGCTGGCGGCGCTGCTCTTCGCCAGCCGCGCGGGGTCCGCCATCACTGCGGAAATCGGTTTGATGAAGGCCACCGAGCAGCTTTCAGCCATGGAGATGATGGCGGTCGATCCCATTGCCCGGGTGGTGGCGCCGCGCTTCTGGGGCGGAGTCATCTCCATGCCCCTGCTTGCCGCCCTGTTCTCCGCCATCGGTGTCTTCGGCGGCTACCTGGTGGGGGTGGTGTTGATCGGCGTGGACGAAGGGCAGTTCTGGTCCCAGATGCAGGCGGCGGTGGATTTCCGCCAGGACATCGTCAATGGCGTGATCAAGAGCGTGGTGTTCGGCGTCGCCGTCACCGCCATCGCCCTCTTCGAGGGTTACGATGCGCCACCCACGGCGGAAGGTGTCTCCCACGCCACCACGCGCACCGTGGTGACGTCTTCGCTGGCCGTGCTCGGGTTGGATTTCGTCTTGACCGCATTCATGTTTCGGGGGGTATAG
- a CDS encoding ABC transporter ATP-binding protein, which translates to MASENLIEIRDVNFTYDVRPVLKGINMDIPRGKVVAIMGLSGCGKTTLLRLIGAQILPTSGQVVVDGQVTSALDREGVFALRRRMGMLFQFGALFTDMTVFDNVAFPLREHTRLPESLIRDLVMMKLHAVGLHAVWNMRPAELSGGMARRVALARCLALDPMLIMYDEPFTGLDPISMSVIGNLVRRLNDALGATSIIVTHDVQESLRIVDYIYFMADGVVIAQGTPEEIRHSDTPFVHQFVHGEIDGPMAFHYPAAPYGADLEVEVAHA; encoded by the coding sequence ATGGCTTCCGAGAACCTGATCGAAATCCGGGACGTGAATTTCACCTACGACGTGCGGCCGGTGCTCAAGGGCATCAACATGGACATCCCGCGCGGCAAGGTGGTGGCCATCATGGGCCTGTCCGGCTGCGGCAAGACGACGCTTTTGCGCCTGATCGGGGCGCAGATTCTGCCCACCAGCGGCCAGGTGGTGGTGGACGGTCAGGTGACCAGTGCGTTGGATCGCGAGGGGGTGTTCGCCCTGCGTCGTCGCATGGGCATGTTGTTCCAGTTCGGGGCGCTGTTCACGGACATGACCGTGTTCGACAACGTGGCTTTTCCGCTGCGGGAGCACACCCGGCTGCCGGAGTCCCTCATCCGCGACCTGGTGATGATGAAGCTGCATGCGGTGGGCCTGCACGCGGTGTGGAACATGCGTCCGGCGGAGCTCTCCGGGGGCATGGCGCGGCGGGTGGCGCTGGCACGGTGCCTTGCCCTCGATCCCATGCTCATCATGTACGACGAACCCTTCACCGGCCTGGACCCGATTTCCATGAGTGTCATCGGCAATCTGGTGCGCCGCCTCAACGACGCGCTGGGGGCCACCTCCATCATCGTCACCCATGACGTTCAGGAGTCGCTGCGGATCGTGGACTACATCTATTTCATGGCGGATGGCGTGGTGATCGCGCAGGGCACGCCGGAGGAAATCCGCCATTCCGACACGCCCTTCGTCCACCAGTTCGTGCATGGTGAGATCGATGGGCCGATGGCCTTCCATTACCCCGCCGCCCCCTATGGCGCCGATCTTGAAGTGGAGGTCGCCCATGCCTGA
- a CDS encoding LLM class flavin-dependent oxidoreductase has translation MHFDLFHELAMPPQLGRSETQAVADWLCELELADTLGFRCAWLPEHHFSGDYSHCAAPDLLLAAASTRTRRLRLGLAVIPLPLHHPVRVAERVATLDVLSGGRLEVGIGRGFSPLEYAVFGADQKNSRAIMTEALALLRASFRREPVRLVSGETVNILPKPVQAAPPLWAAAVSPEGFAWAADQKLPVLAGPFKPWFMTRADLAAYRAAWPPSTPPSIGLALGIFCLRDGRRARRLAAPAFEWFYRELFRVTAPVLERLYPGYEHFASLGRFRHLLRLGVNLRFLTTFGMAVVGSPEECVEALGKYREAGVTHLLCAVGAGALPTDLVRECLHVLAEEVMPHFAVGDGPDHAGSAHR, from the coding sequence ATGCACTTCGATCTCTTTCATGAGCTGGCCATGCCACCGCAGCTTGGCCGCAGCGAAACCCAGGCGGTGGCGGACTGGCTTTGCGAGCTGGAACTCGCGGACACGCTGGGCTTCCGCTGCGCCTGGCTGCCGGAGCATCACTTCAGCGGCGACTATTCCCATTGCGCTGCGCCCGATCTTCTGCTGGCCGCGGCGAGCACCCGCACCCGCCGGCTGCGTCTGGGTCTGGCGGTGATCCCGCTTCCCCTCCATCACCCGGTGCGCGTGGCGGAACGGGTGGCGACCCTCGATGTGCTCTCCGGCGGCCGCCTCGAGGTGGGTATTGGGCGCGGTTTTTCGCCCCTGGAGTACGCGGTATTCGGCGCCGATCAGAAAAACAGCCGCGCCATCATGACGGAGGCCTTGGCACTGCTGCGCGCGAGTTTCCGCCGCGAGCCGGTGCGGCTCGTAAGCGGCGAGACGGTCAACATCCTGCCCAAGCCGGTGCAGGCGGCACCGCCCCTGTGGGCGGCGGCGGTGAGCCCCGAGGGTTTCGCCTGGGCGGCCGACCAGAAGCTGCCCGTGCTTGCCGGGCCCTTCAAACCGTGGTTCATGACCCGCGCCGACCTCGCCGCCTATCGCGCAGCCTGGCCCCCTTCCACGCCGCCTTCCATCGGTCTTGCCCTGGGCATTTTCTGTCTGCGCGATGGGCGTCGGGCGCGCAGGCTCGCCGCGCCCGCCTTCGAGTGGTTCTACCGTGAGCTCTTCCGCGTCACCGCCCCGGTGCTTGAGCGCCTCTACCCGGGCTATGAACATTTCGCAAGCCTTGGCCGCTTCCGTCACCTCCTGCGGCTGGGCGTCAATCTGCGTTTCCTCACCACCTTCGGCATGGCTGTCGTCGGCTCCCCCGAGGAATGCGTGGAGGCGCTCGGCAAATACCGCGAGGCGGGCGTCACCCATCTGCTGTGTGCGGTGGGGGCGGGTGCCTTGCCCACCGACCTGGTGCGGGAATGCCTGCACGTGCTCGCCGAGGAGGTGATGCCCCATTTCGCCGTGGGGGATGGGCCTGATCATGCGGGTTCTGCTCACCGGTAG
- a CDS encoding NAD-dependent epimerase/dehydratase family protein translates to MRVLLTGSASHLARVLLPRLCAAPWVEAVVGCDVRPTPFRHAKLIAHRLDIREAGFEGLIAGCDALVHLAFVVLRGRLDAPSMRAVNVEGTRRVFTLAAERGVQRLVHLSSAAVYGGGENLTEAAPLAPLPGFLYAHHKAEVEAWLAATLPQVVRLRPHAILGPHCQPLLATLLRLPLGVKVSGPAPRLQCVHEEDVADAILAALERPVAGPFNLAAPGSFTLDALPGRRLPLPFFLARGLLSTAWRLTGFGGEPGWLAGLRHSLTLDCSRAHTELGWQPRHDVTAILGAMIPP, encoded by the coding sequence ATGCGGGTTCTGCTCACCGGTAGCGCCTCGCATCTCGCCCGGGTCCTGCTGCCGCGCCTCTGTGCAGCGCCCTGGGTGGAGGCGGTGGTGGGCTGCGATGTGCGCCCGACGCCCTTTCGCCATGCCAAGCTCATTGCCCACCGCCTGGATATCCGGGAGGCAGGCTTCGAGGGGCTCATCGCGGGCTGCGATGCGCTGGTGCATCTGGCCTTCGTCGTGCTGCGCGGGCGGCTCGATGCGCCAAGCATGCGCGCGGTGAACGTGGAAGGCACCCGGCGGGTGTTCACCCTGGCCGCCGAACGGGGAGTACAACGGCTCGTGCACCTGTCCAGCGCCGCCGTCTATGGCGGGGGCGAGAATCTCACCGAAGCCGCGCCGCTCGCTCCCCTGCCGGGTTTTCTCTATGCCCACCACAAGGCGGAAGTGGAGGCCTGGCTCGCCGCCACGCTGCCGCAGGTGGTGCGCCTGCGCCCCCACGCCATTCTCGGCCCCCATTGCCAGCCCCTGCTGGCAACGCTGCTCAGGCTGCCCCTTGGTGTGAAGGTGTCCGGCCCAGCGCCGCGCCTGCAATGCGTGCACGAAGAGGACGTGGCAGACGCCATCCTCGCCGCCCTTGAGCGGCCAGTGGCTGGTCCCTTCAACCTCGCTGCGCCCGGCAGCTTCACCCTCGATGCGCTGCCCGGGCGTCGCCTGCCGCTGCCCTTTTTCCTCGCCCGGGGTCTGTTGTCCACCGCCTGGCGCCTCACCGGTTTCGGTGGCGAGCCCGGGTGGCTGGCGGGGCTGCGCCATTCCCTCACCCTCGACTGCAGCCGCGCCCACACCGAGCTTGGCTGGCAGCCCCGGCACGACGTGACGGCGATCCTCGGTGCTATGATCCCCCCATGA
- a CDS encoding ABC transporter ATP-binding protein, with the protein MTDAAIELTEVRKSYGPVAALCGISLTVPQGVAFGLVGANGAGKTTLIKCMLDFVHLDGGTIRLLGVTHRSVAARRPLAYLPENFLPFHHLTGREFLRYLQTLRGEPYSEEEIRAYFSALDFDPAALDRLARTYSKGMTRKLGLAACLASRARLFVLDEPMSGLDPKARALLKRELAALTAAGRTVFMSTHSLADVEELCAAMAILHDGRLRFAGTPAACREQFASPTLEEAYLAAIG; encoded by the coding sequence ATGACCGATGCCGCCATCGAGCTCACCGAAGTGCGCAAGTCCTACGGCCCGGTGGCCGCCCTTTGCGGCATTTCCCTCACCGTGCCGCAGGGGGTCGCCTTCGGCCTGGTGGGGGCCAACGGTGCGGGCAAGACCACCCTCATCAAATGCATGCTGGATTTCGTGCACTTGGATGGTGGCACCATCCGCCTGCTGGGCGTGACACACCGCTCGGTCGCCGCCCGCCGGCCGCTCGCCTATCTGCCGGAAAATTTCTTGCCTTTCCACCATCTCACCGGACGCGAGTTCCTGCGCTACCTGCAGACCCTGCGCGGGGAGCCTTATTCGGAAGAGGAGATCCGCGCCTACTTTAGCGCCCTCGACTTCGACCCCGCCGCGCTTGACCGGCTGGCCCGCACCTACTCCAAAGGCATGACGCGCAAACTGGGGCTTGCCGCCTGTCTTGCCAGCCGGGCGCGTCTGTTTGTCCTCGACGAACCCATGAGCGGGCTGGACCCGAAGGCGCGAGCGCTCCTCAAACGGGAGCTTGCAGCCCTCACCGCGGCGGGCAGAACGGTGTTCATGAGCACCCATAGCCTCGCCGACGTGGAGGAATTGTGCGCCGCCATGGCCATCCTCCATGATGGCCGTCTGCGCTTTGCCGGCACCCCCGCCGCCTGCCGCGAGCAGTTTGCAAGCCCGACGCTGGAGGAAGCCTATCTTGCCGCAATCGGCTGA
- a CDS encoding sigma-54 dependent transcriptional regulator: MTTPQDEKPALLIVDDDPLISETLSFVLARKFRVYTADSRARAQVLLQELESPPELALVDLGLPPLPHLPDEGFHLISELLAYSPDIKILVLSGQNDEANARHARTLGAIDFIAKPCDPDVLTRHLERALEARRAEVAAEAAAESDATCGIVGESPPVAKLRQQIAQFADSPFPVLIEGESGSGKELVAACLHRLSSRRRKPFLALNCAAISPTLVEPTLFGYSKGAFTGAQTARSGYFEDASDGTLFLDEIGELPFELQAKLLRVLENGEFQRVGETQTRHSNARIVAATNRDLRAEIRAGRFRADLYHRLSVFTIDVPPLRELGEDKLALLDHFRNFYARQAKVEPFELDKQATARWMSYPFPGNVRELRNIVIRLTTKYGGQRVSAEALEDELDSEIHVPDPLAALTRGEAVEEMARKHLSSTTHFNLDQTLKQWEKAYVEAALKITHGNLSQAAKLLGVNRTTLYSRMQSYENAARE; the protein is encoded by the coding sequence ATGACCACGCCGCAAGACGAAAAACCTGCTCTGCTGATCGTCGATGACGATCCTCTGATCAGTGAAACCCTGAGCTTCGTGCTCGCGCGCAAGTTCCGCGTCTATACCGCCGATTCGCGGGCGCGCGCCCAGGTCCTGTTGCAGGAGCTGGAATCCCCGCCTGAACTCGCGCTGGTGGACCTGGGTCTGCCGCCGCTTCCCCATCTGCCGGACGAAGGCTTTCACCTCATTTCCGAGCTGCTCGCCTATTCGCCGGACATCAAAATCCTGGTCCTGTCGGGGCAGAACGACGAGGCCAACGCCCGCCATGCGCGCACCCTGGGCGCCATCGATTTCATCGCCAAACCCTGCGACCCCGACGTCCTCACCCGGCACCTGGAACGGGCCCTCGAGGCGCGGCGTGCCGAGGTGGCGGCGGAAGCGGCGGCGGAAAGCGATGCCACCTGCGGCATCGTCGGCGAAAGTCCCCCGGTGGCCAAGCTGCGGCAGCAGATCGCCCAGTTCGCGGATTCCCCCTTCCCCGTGCTCATCGAAGGCGAATCCGGCAGCGGCAAGGAACTGGTCGCCGCCTGCCTGCACCGGCTGAGCAGTCGCCGCAGGAAGCCCTTCCTCGCCCTGAACTGCGCGGCCATCTCGCCCACCCTGGTGGAGCCCACCCTCTTCGGTTACAGCAAGGGCGCATTCACCGGCGCCCAGACCGCGCGCTCTGGCTATTTCGAGGATGCCAGCGACGGCACGCTGTTTCTGGACGAGATCGGCGAGCTGCCCTTCGAGTTGCAGGCGAAACTGCTGCGCGTTTTGGAAAATGGCGAATTCCAGAGGGTGGGCGAAACCCAGACCCGGCATTCCAATGCGCGCATCGTCGCCGCCACCAATCGCGACCTGCGAGCGGAAATCCGCGCCGGACGTTTCCGCGCCGATCTCTACCATCGCCTGTCGGTGTTCACCATCGATGTGCCTCCCCTGCGGGAGCTGGGCGAGGACAAGCTGGCGCTGCTCGACCATTTCCGCAATTTCTACGCCCGTCAGGCCAAGGTGGAACCCTTCGAACTGGACAAGCAGGCCACGGCGCGCTGGATGAGCTACCCCTTCCCGGGCAACGTGCGCGAGCTGCGCAACATCGTCATCCGGCTCACAACCAAGTATGGGGGCCAACGGGTCAGCGCCGAAGCCCTCGAGGACGAGCTGGACAGCGAAATCCACGTGCCCGATCCCCTGGCCGCCCTCACCCGCGGCGAGGCCGTGGAGGAAATGGCGCGCAAGCACCTGTCAAGCACCACCCACTTCAACCTGGACCAGACCCTCAAGCAGTGGGAAAAGGCCTACGTGGAAGCGGCGCTCAAGATCACCCACGGCAATCTGAGCCAGGCCGCGAAACTGCTGGGGGTGAACCGCACCACGCTCTACAGCCGCATGCAGTCCTACGAAAACGCGGCCCGCGAATAG